CGTCTCCCACACCTCGGCGTTCCTCGGCATGAACCTGGCAGCCTGCGAATACATGCTAATCGCCTTCTGGCTGAAACCGGCGGCGAGGTATCTTGAACCGGCTATCTTGAAACTCATCCAGGCCTCCTCGAAATTCTTCATGCGCGCAAGCAGCGGGGCCACCTTGGCATGAACAAGGTAATCGTCCGGGTCCGCCTCAAGGACCCTCTTATAATGGCCGACAGCCCTTTTAAGCCTTCCCCCAGCCTGCGCCTTTGCGGCAGCCGCGAGGCACCTCTCCCTGTTATAAGACTTTTCGCGCCAAAAAAGCATGTGTGCCCCGGCCCTGCGGTCTTTAAGACCAGCTCCCGGTTTATTCTTCTATAATCCTTCCTCTTTTTATGTGACTTTGGGCACCTTGTAGCCTCCCTGCGTCCCCTCGGTTTGACAAAAAAAAACCGCGGTTTATATTCATTAATATAGAGGGATATTCCAAAAAGGAGGGACACAAATGGCAAAGCCGATAAAATCATGCACCGATATGCCGAAAGTAAAGGCCTGCGAGGTTACCGAGTGCGCTTACAACATCGACAGGAACTGCCATGCAATAGCAATAACCGTCGGCAACTCTGAGGCGGCAAGGTGCGATACCTTTCACAGGCATCAGAAGGGCGGCATAAAAAGCCTGACCGGCGGCGTAGGGGCCTGCAAGATGGACGATTGCAAGTTCAACACCGACCTTGAGTGTTACGCGGATGGAATAAATGTAGCGACAAACGGCGGCGAGGCTATCTGTAAGACCTTCACCAGAAGATAGAATAATTCAAAATAAATGCAGGTACGGGTGTCTTTCGTTCAGGGCACCCGGACGCTGTCGTTTGCCCGGAGGACCCGGTATCAGAGCTTGTGGATTATTCTCGCGTAGAGCTCCGGTAGCTTCTTTGCGAGCATGTCCACACCGGGAAGGACCGCGTAATTCCCCCGCCCGAAGACCCTCGGCAGGTAGTCGGATGCGCCAGTGTCCACTGTAAGGCAAAAAGGCGTGATACCCTCTTTCTCTGCCTCCTTTATCGCCATCCTCGTATCCTCGAGGCCGTACCTCCCCTCGTATACGTCCACGTCGTTGGGCTTGCCGTCCGAGAGAATAAAGAGGAGCTTTGTCCGAGCCTTCTCGCCGCCGAGTATTCCTTTCGCGTGCCTTACGGCCGGCCCCATCCGGGTATAGGAATAGGGTATGAGCCCGCCTATCCTCTTTTTTACCGCCTCGCCGTAGCTCTCCTTAAAGCTTTTTACGCGAAAGAAGCGGCAGCCCTTCCGGGACTTGCCCGAGAAGCCGTATATCGCGTACCTGTCCCGAAGTTTCTTCATTGCCTCGCAGAGTATGACGAGCGATTCCTTTTCGTGGTCAATTATTTTTGATCCTCCAGCCCATCCGTCGGTGGACATGCTCAAGTCCACCAGGAACAGAGCCGAGATGTCGCGCTCGGTCCTTACGTAGGCGGAATAGAGCCTGTCGTCCGGCGTGCGCCCGGCTTCGAGGTCGGCAATAGCGTCAACGGCCGCATTGAGGTCGATGGAAGTACCCTCGGCCTGGCGGCCCATTAGCCTTACGGAAGGGGATACCATCTCGAAGCTCCTCGTCACCTCCCGTATGAGCCCGCGCTTTTCGCTCAGCACCCTATCCGAAAAGCCCGCGTCCTCTCCTTGGGCAGGGGCCTCCACGAGGCGGGAGTAATCGGGCCTGTAGATGCGCCTCTTGTAGTCCCATTCAGGGTAGTAAAAAGACTCCTCGACCGGGTCAGCCTCCTGCTCCTCGGCCCCGGAGTACCCGTCAGCTTTTTCAAGCTCGGCGTTAAAGGTGTTCGCCGTCGTCCTTTCAAGGGAGGCAGTCGTCAGCTCCTCGCACTCGTCCGCCTTTTTCCCGGGGTCTTCCTCTGGGTCGTCGTCAAAGGGCCTCTTCACGTTCACGAATTCGGCCCAGGTGATTATCTTGTCGTAGATGTTGAGCGTGAGGCCGTTCTCGTTCTCCTTCTCGTCGACCTTTTCGGTCCGCGCCGCGTATCTGGAGCCCTTCCGGGGCCCTTCTTTCTCAGGGGCCCTTTCATCCCCTGCCGGGGTCGGGGCGGCGCTCGCGTCATTACCGGCCTTGAAAGAAGATGAGCCGCCGTCTTTGATCCTCTCCGGGATGAGCTTCCCCCAGGGGAAAAACGGGACGATAGCCCTGTATTGCCCTGTCTTTATCCCTTCGGCCTTCCACTTCTTTTTCATTTCGATAGCGAGCCGGAGGCTCTCCCCGGCGCTCCGGGAACCGAAACGGGCGTCTGCGGTTGAAACCGAAAAAGTCGATTCGAGCACCTCTTTAAGGAACTCCTCTGCCTTTTCCTCGGCCTTGTTAAGGTACTTGGCGGACGGCCTTTTTTCAAGGAGATAGCCCGCGAGCCCGGCCCATTCCCTCAATACGCCCGGATACTCCGCGAGTATCTCATTGTGAAGCCTCGCGTTCTCGATTATCCAGAAAAGGTCGGCAGTGAGGCGGTCGGATGATAGCAAGGAACGGTTTTTGAAGGCAATATCGAGCGTGCCCCGGCTCACCTGAAAGGAGAGGAAGAAGAGGAGCGCCCTTGCCATCCCCTCCCTCGCGGCCTCGTCGGGCATCTCCACCACAGAGACCGGAAAAAAAAGCGTCTCCCCGTCTGACCAGCCGAACCCGTGCTCAGGGAGAAGTGCCGGGTGCGCAATCTTATAGAGGACCGGCCAGTAGGGCCGCGGAGGCGTATCTCCCCTTATGTCCGCGGCCTCGAGCTCGCGCCCGGCTATCATCGAAGCGACCGCCGCAAACCTCCTCCGGTTGCCTTCCATGACAAAAGGCGCGCCCTCGCCCTTCCAGGCCTCCATGCGCCTCCGGTGGATGAGCTGGATGGCCTTGTCCACGCCTTTTCCGATGAGATGTTCCATTGAGTGGCCTGCCGCGTGCGTCAATTAAGGGCAATTCTAAAATTAGAGATTTTTCCGCTTTTCCCGGAAAACCGGGAATAAAAAGCGGAGCACATATTTGAATATGTGAGCATTTTTATTTCCGGCTTGACGCAGAGTCCGGGGAAAAGGTCAATTTTAAAACGATGCCTTAAGTATATCCATCATCGCCTTATGGAGCTCCAGATCATCTGTGACCGGCCTTACAATCGCCGCCTCGGAAGCCTCCTCAGGCGAAAGCCCCTGATTTATAAGGGCGGCCGCGTGCACCAGGAGCCTTGTGCCCGGAGGCGACTCAAGCCCGGAGTCCACGAGCTTCCTCATCCTCCGCCCGGCGCGGACGAGCTTGCCCGCAAGCTCCGCGTCGAGCCCGCTCTCCATCGCGACTATCTCTGATTCGACCTCCTCGGGCGGGTAATCGAACTCGAGCGAGATGAATCTCTGGCGCGTCGACGGCTTCAAGTCCTTCAATATGTGCTGGTAGCCAGGGTTATATGATATGACCAGCATGAAATTATCCGGGGCATGGATCTCCTCGCCCGTCTTCTCAACCGAAAGGACGCGCCTGTCGTCCGAAAGGGGATGGAGTATTACGGTAGTGTCTTTTCGCGCCTCCACCACCTCGTCAAGGTAGCAGATGCCGCCGCCCCGGACGGCGGTGGTAAGCGGGCCGTCCATCCATACGGTCTCGCGCCCCTTTATGAGGTATCGCCCGACGAGGTCCGAGCTCGTGAGGTCGTCATGGCAGGCGACCGTATGGACCGGAAGCCCGAGCCTCCATGCCATGTGCGAAACGAAGCGGGTCTTGCCGCACCCGGTCGGCCCCTTTAGAAGCACTGCCATCTTCGACTTGTAAGCGGCCTCGAATATCTCTATTTCACGGCCAAGGGGTCTGTAGTACGGCTCTTTAGAGGAGGCGCAGGCTTTCGCCTGCGCCTCCCTTATATCAGAATTGCCCATTTCCTTGCTCCCGTTCATGCCACGTTAAGGGACTTGGACCTACCCGGGAAAAAGAAGTCGTAGAGGTAAACGACGAGCCCTATGGCAAAGGTCACTCCGAAGAAGAGCCTAATGCCGTAGAATACGCCCATGTACGCCTGCGTTTCCATATAGGAGATGCCGAGCACCCTCTGGAGATACACCTGGACTATCCCCGCCCCGGTAAGCGCGAGCGCTATGAAGACCATCGAGATTGCCATGGTCCAGAAGGCGAAAACTTCCTGCTTCTGGTGGGTTATTATGCCGGTCGCTTTCCTCAAGTTCGGGACCGCGTAGCTCGCCATCGCAAGGACGATGACGGCGTATGCGCCGTAGAACGCGAGGTGGCCGTGGCTCGCCGTTATCTGCGTGCCGTGCGTGTAGAAGTTGACCTGCGGAAGAGTGTGCATGAAGCCCCATACCCCGGCGCCAAGGAAGCTCAGCACGGCCGCGCCTACGGTCCAGAGCACGGCAGCGCGGTTCGGGTGCTGGCGGGCGCGCTTGCTGACCATCTTGAAGCTGAAGGCCACCATCGCAGCGAAGGGCAGAACCTCTATGGCCGAAAACCACGCGCCCCAGGTCTGCCAGAAAGCCGGGGTGCCTATCCAGTAGTAGTGGTGGCCCGTGCCTATGATGCCCGTAAGGAACGTGAGGCCGATTATGACATAGAGCCACTTCTCCGCGACCTCGCGGTCTATGCCCGTGAGCTTTATCAGGAGGAACGACAGGAAAGCGGCCATTATGAGCTCCCATACGCCCTCGACCCAGAGATGGACCACCCACCACCAGTAATACTTATCTACTGTCATGTTCGCCGGCTTGTAAAAGGCGAAGAGATAGAAGACCGCGAGCCCTAGAAAGCCGATGAGGAGGACTATTGAGATGCTCGTCCTCCGCCTCCCCTTGATCATGGTCATTATCATATTATAGATGAACATCAGGACCACTATGACTATGCCTATCTTTATGAGGGTAGGCTGCTCCAAAAACTCCCTCCCGTCATGCCACCTGAAGAGGTAGCCCACTATGGCGGCAGCACCCCCAGCGAGGAAGAGCCAGAACTGGACCATTGCCAGTTTGGTGCTGTATATCTCGCCTTCGACCTCCTCGGGCAAAAGATAATAGGCCGCGCCCATGAAGCCGAATATGAGCCACACTACGAGCAGGTTTATGTGTATCATCCTGCCGATATTGAAGGGGATTGCCGGAAAAAGAAGGTCCGGCCAGAGATACTGGGCGCCGATAAGGAGCCCGAAGATTATCTGCGCTCCGAAGAGCAGCATGGCAGCCACGAAGTAAGGGTAGCTGACCCGTTGTGACTCGAACTGGTATTTCATCGACTCGTCTCCTGTTTATCTTTTTTCTACACGATCTGCCGAATCCGCCAGGTGTTAGCCTTCCTTGTTCGGGGGCCAGTTGTTCGTGTCCACCCGGTTCATCCACTTGAAGAACTCGACGAGGCTGTCTATGTCCTCCGCGGAAAGGTCGAAACGAGGCATCCTCCTGGTCCCGCCCCAGCCCTCAACTGCCGTGGTCTCAAGGACGGTCCGGAGAAAAGGCTCGCCGCGCCTCTCGATCACATTTCCGAGCTCAGGCGCGTAATATGCCCCCTCCCCCAGGAGCGTGTGGCAATTGATGCACGCGTGCTTCTCCCAGACCTCCTTGCCGTGCGCCACCTGGGGGGTGATATCCTCAGGGTTCGTCATTGCGGTGAAGGCCGCGTGGGACAGGTAGGTGAGGTAGAGGAAAACAGCCGTCACTACGACAGTCGCCACGATGAACATGTTTCTTGCCGACATCTTGGTCATTATCGTTCCCTTCTCCTTATCTTAATGGCCTTTAAGGAAGTTATGCGGGCCATGGCGTCCCATGGGCCCGAAAACCACTCTCCTGGCCCCTTTTCAGGCGCAAATCAAGCCTGGCAGGCGCGAAACTCCGTCGCCCTATAAAAATTTCCTTACCCGGTTTTTTCTATACTGAGATGCAGGGAGGCCTGTCCTGTGGGACTGGTGCAATACTCGCGAAAGACTGGTCTACCACCTTTAGAGGCGCGGCTTGGCCAGGCTGCCCTGGCTCTGAAGCGGTACGCCCGAGGTTGAAGTCGCAATGGACGGTCTGGTGGTCGCAATCGGCGTACGCGCTTTGGACAAGCGGAGCGGAGTAATTTCTATTGCCCCTATTCGAAGATCCCTCATGGGGGTCCGCCCTATGCGGGCCATGCGAGCCTATCTCGACCTTCCCATGGACCTCTTGCGAGGCCGCCCCCGGGTGGTCCGCAAGACCGGTATTCTTGCAGAGCGTGCCCAGGTTGATTGCGAGCGCGCCGACTATGATGAGCATGAATGCCGTGCTTTTTCCCAAGGCCTTTCTCTCCCGCAAAGTCGAGCCAAAGACAGCTCCGATTTTAGCAGGCCGCTCATAAAACAAAATGATTTATGTCAACACATCCAAAACAACCGGACTCGGAGTCTTATGTGGGCATGTATTATACTTGAAGCACCCTGCCCGGATGAGGCGGCAACTTACCTCTTGACATAATTTCGATATTTCGCAATAATGCAAATATGAAAAAGGAAGTCTTCAAGCTCCAGGCAGAGATATGCAAGACGCTGGCGAACCCGAAGCGGCTCGAGATAATCAACGCCCTGAGGGACGGCGAGCTCCCGGTCGCCGAGATAGTCGAAAGGCTCGCCGCGACCAGTGCGAACGTATCGCAGCACCTTGCAGTGCTCCGCCAGAGGAGGGTCGTCACCGCCAGGAGGGAAGGCGCGAACATCTACTACCGCATAAACAATCCCAAGATAATTGAGGCATGTTCGCTCATGAAGGCGGTCCTCCTCGATCAGCTTGAGGAAAACGAAAAGCTCGCCGTGAGCATTAAAAAAGAGAAACACCGCTAAAGGAGGCTCTTATGACGGTTGAAAGATACCTGAGACTCATAGCCGGAGTATTCATCCTGCTTTCCCTGTTTTTGTCAGTGCTCCACTCCGAGTACTGGCTTCTTTTCACTGCCTTCGTGGGGCTTAACCTCGCCCAGTCATCTTTTACCAACTGGTGCCCAATGATGAGTTTTCTTAAGATGCTCGGGGTAAAAGACTGCTGCCAGGCCTGATTTTTTTTAAGGGGCACCTCCCTGCCCCGCGTCTCAGTCCAACTTAAATCCGCGGGTCTGCCTATGCCGAAGACCATGCTTTCAGTTGCATTCTTCATAATCCTTTCTTCTGCGGGCGCGCTCGCATCAGAGGGTGCAATCACCCTTAAGCAGGCCATTGAGCTGGGCTTGAGGGAAAACCCCGGCCTCAAGGCCGCGGCAAGCTCAACCGAGGCCGCAAGGGAGGATATCGGCATCGCAAGGAGCGCGCTCCTGCCGAAGATAGCGCTCGAAGAGCGCTTCATGAGGACCACTAACCCGACCTTCGCCTTCTCCTCCAAGCTTAACCAAGAGCGGTTCGCCCAGGACGACTTCGCGATAACATCGCTCAACAGCCCCGATGCGATAAACGATTTCCAGACGTCAATATCTTTCGAACAGCCGCTTTATTTAAGGGGCGCTGGAATAGGGCTACGGATGGCGAAAGAGGAGTATTCTGCCAGAAAGGATGAGCTTGAGGGGAAGAGGGAGGCGGCCGCATTCGAGATAGGGTCTACATACCTTCTCGTAAATACAGCAAGGGAGTTCGCGCGCGTTGCCGATCAGGGGCTGGAGGACGCAAGGGAGCACCTGAGGCTTGCCGAGGCCCGATACGGCTCGGGGCTTGGCCTTCTCTCGGACGTACTGAGGGCAAGGACAGGCGTTGTCGAGGCAGAGCAGAGGCTCGTCACGGCGGGAAAGGAGCTAAGGGTCGCGAGGAGGGCCCTCGGGCTGCTCCTCGGCCTTGAAGGGGAGATCGTCACCGCAGACGAAGTAGAGGCCCCGGCACTGAAGGAGCTCGATTATTACCTTACGGCCTCAGCCAGGAGGAGCGACTTGAGCTCCATGTCCCGGAGGCGCGATAACGCCGGGAACGCCGTAGAGCTTGCCCGGTCCGGCTATTACCCGATGATAGGAGTAGGCGGCGCTTATTTCCTCAACGACCACAGGGCACCATTCGGCGCCGAAGGAGAAAGCTGGCAGGTCTCCGCGTTCCTCAGATGGAACATCTTCGACGGAGGACTCAGGAGCCATGAATCCAAAAAAGCCAGCCACCTGGCGAACGAGGCGGCCCACCGGCTCGAGGGGCTCAGGAAAACGGCGGTCTTCAGCGTGCACGAGGCGTGGCTGAGTGTCGAGGAGGCAAAAAAAAATCTCGAGCTATCGGAGGCGGCGCTCCGGAGCGCGGAGGAAGGCGAGCGTCTCGTGAGGCTACGGTATGAAAACTCGCTCTCGCCAATTATAGACCTGCTGGATGCCAGGCTGAGCCTTGAAGGCGCGCGGGCCGACCGGGTGATGAGAAAAAACGCGCTCTCGACGGCGCTCCTTAACCTCAGCTTCCAGGCCGGGACGCTGCTTGAAGACCTTAGAGAGGAGTAGGCTGAAATGAAAATGGCTCTTGTCGTTCCCATCCTCGCCCTTGCCCTCGCGGGCTGCGGGGAAAAGACCGCCTCGGAGAATGGCGGCGTTCAAAGGGGCGAGATCGCCGGCATTACGGTCCTCGAAGTATCGCGCGAGCCGGTTACGGATATATACGAGGCGCCGGGCACGATAAAGGCCGCGACAGTAAGCGAGGTCTCCTCCAGGGCCATGGGAAAAGTCGCTTCGATAAATGTGCGCGAAGGGGATACGGTCAGGAAGGGCCAGGTCCTCCTCACCATAGAGGACAGCGACACCTCGCAAAGAGAGGCGGCTGCCAGGGCCGGCCTCGGCGAGGCGGAAAAGGGCCTTCAAGCCGCGCGCGAAAGGATGAAGCTTGCGGATGCCGCGTACCGGAGGTACGGCGCGCTCCACGAAGCGAAGGCCGTATCCCTCCACGAGTTCGAGACCGTTTCGATGCAGAGGGAGACCGCAAAACTGGAATACGAGCGCATGGAAGAGGCCGTAAATAGGGCGCGGGCGCTCTCGCGTGAAGCCGAAATAACGAGGGGCTTCGCGAAGGTCGCATCCCCTCTCGACGGCGTCGTCTCGAAAAAGATGATAGACGAGGGCAGCATGGCCTTGCCCGGCGTTCCACTGCTGGTGGTCGAGGATACTTCCGCTTTCGTTATAGAGGCTCCCATAATAGAAAGGCTTGCCGGAAAGATACGGCCCGGAGATGCGGCCAGGGCCAAGGTGGATTCGCTTGAAGGAGAATACGATGCGGTTATAACCGAGGTGATGCCGTCCCTGGACCCGCTAACGAGGACTTTCAATGTAAAGGCTTCGGTCAAGGGAGATGGGCTCCGTACAGGGCTCTTCGCCCGCCTCCTTGTCGCTACGGGCGAAAGGGAGGCCCTGGCCGTGCCTAAGGGCGCCATCGTCTCAAAGGGGCAGCTGACTGGCGTTTATGTGGTGGGCGAGGACGGGACCGCGCTCTACCGGCTCGTACGGCTCGGTAGGCCCGTAGGAGGCGGCAGTGTCGAGGCCGTCTCCGGTCTCTGGCCGGGTGAAAGAGTCATCACCGGCGGCACGGAACGCGCGTTTGACGGCGGCATCGTAAAGGAAAACAAATGAGTCGATATAAGCCGCACAAGGAAGGGCTCAGTCTGTGACAGGCATCTCCGGAAAGATAGCGCGCGCGTTCATTCATTCGCGACTTACGCCGCTTATCGTGGCGGCATCCCTGCTCCTCGGCCTCTTCGCAATCGCCGTGACACCAAGGGAGGAAGAGCCCCAGATAAAGGTGCCGATGGTTGACGTCTTCGTCTCCTACCCGGGGGCGTCGGCGCGCGAGGTTGAGGAGCGCGTGACCACTCCCATGGAGAACATCCTCTGGGAGATAAATGGAGTCGAGTACGTCTACTCCATTGCCGGGCCGGGACAAAACCTCACCATAGTACGCTTTTACGTCGGCACCGACATGGAGGACGCGATTGTGCGCCTCTATAATAAGCTCATGTCCAATTACGACCGGATCCCTCCGGGCATATCTCAGCCCCTCGTAAAGCCCAGGTCCATAGACGACGTCCCTGTGCTTGCGCTTACGCTCTGGAGCGAGAGGTACACGGGATATGAGTTACGGAGTGTCGCCACGGCCCTTGCCGATGAGATAAAGAAAGACGAAGACGTCTCGGAGGTCGTCGTAATCGGCGGGCAAAGGCGGCAGGTCAGGGTCGACCTCGACAGCGCCCGCCTCAGGGCCTATGCGCTTTCGCCATCGGAGATAATAAGGGCGCTCGGCTCCGCCAACCTGAGCCTTTCTTCCGGGTCGGTCCAGTCGCCTGAAGGCGAGCTCCTTATCGAGGGCGGAGGGTTTCTAAATGACATCCGCGAGGTGCAAAGGGTCGTTGTGAGCGCGCGGGAAGGAAGGCCCGTTTACCTGGGCGATGTCGCAGGAGTTACCGACGGGCCTGAGGAGCCTTCGGACTACGTCTTCATGGGATTCGGCCCGGCGTCAGGGAAAAAGGGCCTCAGCGCCGCGAACCCGGCCGGAGACCACGAGGCGGTCACAATAGCCGTTGCCAAGAAAGCGGGCGCTAACGCGAGCGTTGTCGCGCATACGGCCATCAGTAAGGCCGAGGCGCTAAAGGGCAGCCTCATCCCCTCGGGCGTGAACACGACCGTAACTCGCGACTACGGCGAGACCGCCAAGGAGAAATCAGACGAGCTACTTAAGCACATGCTCATCGCGACCATCGCGGTCACGGTGCTCGTCGCGTTCGCGCTAGGACTCCGCGCATCAGTCGTCGTCGCGGTAGCTGTTCCGGTTACGCTCGCCCTTACGCTCCTCGTGAACTATCTTTACGGCTACACCCTCAACAGGGTCACGCTCTTCGCCCTCATATTCTCCATAGGGATACTCGTTGATGACGCGATCGTCGTGATCGAGAACATCCACAGGCATTTCAGGCTGAAGGGCGCCGGGACCGATGCCGCCGTGGGTGCCGTGGACGAGGTCGGGAACCCCACGATACTCGCAACCTTCACGGTGATAGCGGCCCTCCTCCCGATGGCTTTCGTCTCGGGCCTCATGGGGCCGTACATGAG
This sequence is a window from Deltaproteobacteria bacterium. Protein-coding genes within it:
- a CDS encoding DUF1540 domain-containing protein gives rise to the protein MPKVKACEVTECAYNIDRNCHAIAITVGNSEAARCDTFHRHQKGGIKSLTGGVGACKMDDCKFNTDLECYADGINVATNGGEAICKTFTRR
- a CDS encoding CbbQ/NirQ/NorQ/GpvN family protein; this translates as MGNSDIREAQAKACASSKEPYYRPLGREIEIFEAAYKSKMAVLLKGPTGCGKTRFVSHMAWRLGLPVHTVACHDDLTSSDLVGRYLIKGRETVWMDGPLTTAVRGGGICYLDEVVEARKDTTVILHPLSDDRRVLSVEKTGEEIHAPDNFMLVISYNPGYQHILKDLKPSTRQRFISLEFDYPPEEVESEIVAMESGLDAELAGKLVRAGRRMRKLVDSGLESPPGTRLLVHAAALINQGLSPEEASEAAIVRPVTDDLELHKAMMDILKASF
- a CDS encoding cbb3-type cytochrome c oxidase subunit I, translating into MKYQFESQRVSYPYFVAAMLLFGAQIIFGLLIGAQYLWPDLLFPAIPFNIGRMIHINLLVVWLIFGFMGAAYYLLPEEVEGEIYSTKLAMVQFWLFLAGGAAAIVGYLFRWHDGREFLEQPTLIKIGIVIVVLMFIYNMIMTMIKGRRRTSISIVLLIGFLGLAVFYLFAFYKPANMTVDKYYWWWVVHLWVEGVWELIMAAFLSFLLIKLTGIDREVAEKWLYVIIGLTFLTGIIGTGHHYYWIGTPAFWQTWGAWFSAIEVLPFAAMVAFSFKMVSKRARQHPNRAAVLWTVGAAVLSFLGAGVWGFMHTLPQVNFYTHGTQITASHGHLAFYGAYAVIVLAMASYAVPNLRKATGIITHQKQEVFAFWTMAISMVFIALALTGAGIVQVYLQRVLGISYMETQAYMGVFYGIRLFFGVTFAIGLVVYLYDFFFPGRSKSLNVA
- a CDS encoding cytochrome c, with amino-acid sequence MTKMSARNMFIVATVVVTAVFLYLTYLSHAAFTAMTNPEDITPQVAHGKEVWEKHACINCHTLLGEGAYYAPELGNVIERRGEPFLRTVLETTAVEGWGGTRRMPRFDLSAEDIDSLVEFFKWMNRVDTNNWPPNKEG
- a CDS encoding metalloregulator ArsR/SmtB family transcription factor — encoded protein: MKKEVFKLQAEICKTLANPKRLEIINALRDGELPVAEIVERLAATSANVSQHLAVLRQRRVVTARREGANIYYRINNPKIIEACSLMKAVLLDQLEENEKLAVSIKKEKHR
- a CDS encoding DUF2892 domain-containing protein, giving the protein MTVERYLRLIAGVFILLSLFLSVLHSEYWLLFTAFVGLNLAQSSFTNWCPMMSFLKMLGVKDCCQA
- a CDS encoding TolC family protein; this encodes MPKTMLSVAFFIILSSAGALASEGAITLKQAIELGLRENPGLKAAASSTEAAREDIGIARSALLPKIALEERFMRTTNPTFAFSSKLNQERFAQDDFAITSLNSPDAINDFQTSISFEQPLYLRGAGIGLRMAKEEYSARKDELEGKREAAAFEIGSTYLLVNTAREFARVADQGLEDAREHLRLAEARYGSGLGLLSDVLRARTGVVEAEQRLVTAGKELRVARRALGLLLGLEGEIVTADEVEAPALKELDYYLTASARRSDLSSMSRRRDNAGNAVELARSGYYPMIGVGGAYFLNDHRAPFGAEGESWQVSAFLRWNIFDGGLRSHESKKASHLANEAAHRLEGLRKTAVFSVHEAWLSVEEAKKNLELSEAALRSAEEGERLVRLRYENSLSPIIDLLDARLSLEGARADRVMRKNALSTALLNLSFQAGTLLEDLREE
- a CDS encoding efflux RND transporter periplasmic adaptor subunit; its protein translation is MKMALVVPILALALAGCGEKTASENGGVQRGEIAGITVLEVSREPVTDIYEAPGTIKAATVSEVSSRAMGKVASINVREGDTVRKGQVLLTIEDSDTSQREAAARAGLGEAEKGLQAARERMKLADAAYRRYGALHEAKAVSLHEFETVSMQRETAKLEYERMEEAVNRARALSREAEITRGFAKVASPLDGVVSKKMIDEGSMALPGVPLLVVEDTSAFVIEAPIIERLAGKIRPGDAARAKVDSLEGEYDAVITEVMPSLDPLTRTFNVKASVKGDGLRTGLFARLLVATGEREALAVPKGAIVSKGQLTGVYVVGEDGTALYRLVRLGRPVGGGSVEAVSGLWPGERVITGGTERAFDGGIVKENK